The nucleotide window TGTAGCCGCGCGGTGAATCGTTGAGCAGCGCTGGCGGTTTCAGACCGAGTTCGTCGTAGAGCAGCAGCCCCCCTCGGGTGTGCCCGTGGATATACATCTGGCGACCGAAAACGCGAAAGAAGGAAACCGGTTGAATGCCGATCTTCTGCTGCAAGATTGCCTTGGCGGCGGCCACCTGCGCTTGATAAGCGGCCAGCACGGCTTGGGCTTGCTGTTCTTTGCCCAGCAAGTTGCCGACATCGAGAATCCGCTGCTGATCGTCCCAACTGCTTCGCTGCAGGACGACGACGGGGGCGATCTTCGAGAGTTGGGCGTACGTTTGCGGATCGGTGTTGGAAGTCAGGATCAAGTCAGGTTGCAACTGCACGATCGTTTCAAAGTCTGGCAGCATTGTCCCCAGCATTTGATAAACGGGGACCACCCCTTCGAGTTGCGGGCGAAGGTAATCGGGGAAGCCGGTCGCCGAGCTAGAGGCGGCTGCTGGGGGCATGCCAATGGCCAGCATTTCGTCCGCGAATGCCAACGCGCAGATACGTGTTGGCCAAGCTGGAATCTCGCTGGTACCGCACAAATGCTCGACTCGCCAGCGGTTTTCGTTCAGCGGTGTAACCACAATTGGCACGCCTGCCGAGCCAGGCGGCTGACTGGCGGGTTCGCGCTGGGGTGATTGCTGTGCCGTGTCAGAGGGGGATGCCGAGGCGTCCCCTGCGGCGCAGCCGACAAATCCCACCAGCGCGGCAATCAGCAGAAGTGCGATCGCTGGCTGCCAGGTTGAAATCGAAGTGGACTGAATTTGCGAACGAGAACGTCGCCTTATCACCAATGGGGTCATTCGCCACGCAGCATATTGGAAGCTTTCAGTTCGATCGGCGGTAGCTTGTTTTCCCCTGGGGTGATGGTCACCTTGGTGGTCGACTTGGCTGGCAAAGCGTACTTGCCACGCAGGCGGTCGTCGCCTGGGTCGTCTCGTCCGGGAAACTGTGGCCAAAACACGGTAACCTTATATTCCCCGGCGGGCGCTCCATCTTCGACGTCGAATGTCGAGACGGCGAACGTGCCGTCTTGCTTGACTTTGCCAGCAGGAATCGTGCCACGTTCGTCCAAGTCGCCTTGCGTTGGGTGAAAACCAAGGATGGCACCTTGGGCAGGCTCGCCGTTGACAGTCAGCGTTCCCCTGACCGGATAGACGGCAAGCGACGACTCTTGCTGACAACCAAGCTGCGTCACGGTGGTTAGCAGAAGGGGGATGAGGATTGCTGGAGAGGCGAAATTACGGATCACTTAAAACGCCCCTTCCGAACTGACGACCTCGCCCATCGCTGGCGTAACCAAGGCCATATAGGTCATTGCGTTGATTGTTTCTGGAACGAAGTGAACCGAACCATCGACCGCCAGAACATTGATTCCGCCGGGGTGAAATGAAAACGGTTGCGAGTTCTTATTCGTGGCGTTCACAACGTACGAACCACCATTGGCCGTCCCGTCGCGGCTCCACGATTGCATGAAAAACGAGTTGCCCGAGGCCCACGCGCAGTTATCGGGAGACACCTTGAGGGGCACGCCTGACGAGTCGGTCCACAGCTTGCCAAACAGATAAACCTTACTGCGACCGGCCGATTCCCAAACCGCGATGGTGTGGGTCGTGCCGTCGGTGATGTCGCGGAACCGCTGAGGCTGAACCGGAAAGGCGCGCACG belongs to Bremerella cremea and includes:
- a CDS encoding ABC transporter substrate-binding protein, whose translation is MTPLVIRRRSRSQIQSTSISTWQPAIALLLIAALVGFVGCAAGDASASPSDTAQQSPQREPASQPPGSAGVPIVVTPLNENRWRVEHLCGTSEIPAWPTRICALAFADEMLAIGMPPAAASSSATGFPDYLRPQLEGVVPVYQMLGTMLPDFETIVQLQPDLILTSNTDPQTYAQLSKIAPVVVLQRSSWDDQQRILDVGNLLGKEQQAQAVLAAYQAQVAAAKAILQQKIGIQPVSFFRVFGRQMYIHGHTRGGLLLYDELGLKPPALLNDSPRGYMLSPEALLQLDAEHLFVAAENNLGAQRSWESLLSHPAWQRVPAVKQKHVYPIQAQHQWLVPGIQGKSRMIDEIVAALAPESLAEVQQAATAAYEAQRP